One Xiphophorus maculatus strain JP 163 A chromosome 10, X_maculatus-5.0-male, whole genome shotgun sequence genomic region harbors:
- the sult1a4 gene encoding sulfotransferase 1A4, which produces MAEEKELSYKEAIEKASPSITRFPLIHIRGIPLMCHIANNWDSIWAFRPDPSDLLIATYPKAGTTWTQEIIDLLLHNGDAEACKRAPTPVRSPFLEICSPPPIPSGLDLLNKMNPPRLIKTHLPFQLVPLGFWENKCKAIYVARNAKDNLVSYYYFDLMNKTQPEPGPFDGYIDKFMRGVLSWGSWYDHVKGYWVEREEKNILYLFYEDMKENPRREVERIMRYLDLSVSDDVINRIVELTSFKSMKENPMANYSCVPSPVFDHSVSPFMRKGEVGDWKNHFTPEQSKMFDEDYEKQMKDVNIPFRSLI; this is translated from the exons ATGGCAGAGGAGAAGGAGTTATCCTACAAGGAGGCCATAGAGAAGGCCAGCCCCTCCATCACTCGCTTCCCTCTCATCCACATCAGAGGGATTCCTCTCATGTGCCACATCGCCAACAACTGGGACTCCATCTGGGCTTTCCGTCCCGACCCGTCAGACCTCCTCATCGCAACCTACCCCAAAGCAG GGACTACATGGACGCAGGAGATAATCGACCTTCTTCTTCACAACGGGGACGCTGAGGCTTGCAAACGAGCTCCCACCCCGGTCCGGAGTCCGTTCCTAGAAATCTGCTCTCCACCCCCGATCCCATCAG GTCTTGATCTTCTGAACAAAATGAACCCTCCGAGACTCATCAAGACACATCTTCCTTTTCAGTTGGTGCCTCTAGGATTTTGGGAAAACAAATGCAAG GCTATCTACGTCGCACGCAATGCCAAAGACAACCTGGTGAGCTACTACTACTTCGATCTAATGAATAAAACccaaccagaacctggaccCTTTGACGGCTACATAGACAAGTTTATGAGAGGAGTGT TGTCCTGGGGGTCCTGGTATGATCATGTGAAAGGTTACTGGGTGGAGCGGGAGGAGAAGAATATCCTTTACCTTTTCTACGAGGACATGAAAGAG AATCCCCGCCGTGAAGTGGAGCGCATCATGAGGTATCTGGACCTGTCGGTCTCTGATGATGTAATCAACCGGATTGTAGAGCTCACTTCCTTCAAGAGCATGAAGGAGAACCCGATGGCCAACTACTCCTGCGTCCCATCGCCTGTTTTCGATCACTCCGTCTCCCCGTTCATGAGGAAAG gtGAAGTGGGGGATTGGAAAAACCATTTCACACCTGAGCAGTCAAAGATGTTTGACGAAGATTACGAAAAGCAAATGAAGGACGTCAACATACCGTTCAGGAGCCTCATCTAG
- the tctn3 gene encoding tectonic-3 isoform X1, translating to MIISRLNSLHVLLLCGRLALSATDVGVTDSTISSQTTGGPFGSPTPAYGSPTPTYGVGEQTHPVSRGGSSVAPITEGVTGASSVAPITEGVTGASSVAPITEGVTGASSVAPVIEGVTGASSVAPVTEGVTGATEEATLYPTLGTETPSPTTVRTPMSSQGDPQICLCDLTPDFCDIGCCCDTADCDVANLTTVFTSCPKEDVKQVCIEKWLMFRANVDPSLVTVTDTLFCVQAAAAAAEPPSLPALTRFPATGDVYHFSPREHPIPAYRRHFHQVDDLIQTCWYNFSVQGFLNQPAPGAASSFCFNRNPAKFLRSTSLSCARMVTSQSCTTDPDLSSSSYYFNMSLVTVPTTDTMKITSDLLVPVTPLSDWPAPVKQNGFCLNVVKTVQFLVYYTPKGELTNASIDFTLIDVPLQQLVLQTHSVEFQRDTPRPTSVKPKPPAVGLSEGSAVMALIDGEMQPLKSLGVSDGGRCSSDPGRLSSILFTHNTINGCTFSSETQNCTELRSQIYEIFRGSTAPEEIAMNSGLQPNWTRVLIQDCQIDPQESCESGCNLPLSFSIQIVWARQGFIEVPQNHILGAKFLFRCQKVQCPLSSPLTLTAKATFVETTVYPEAPRGVPQPHWRFPFGFFTRGAAELDGHLDTSGCGAEKVTWSLMVFPLLLLSELGFLTLQKL from the exons ATGATTATTAGCCGTTTGAATTCACTTCACGTCCTCCTCCTGTGTGGACGTTTGGCTCTCTCGGCCACAGATGTAGGGGTCACTGACTCTACCATCTCCAGCCAAACAACTGGGGGCCCTTTCGGTTCACCCACTCCGGCTTACGGTTCACCCACCCCGACTTACGGGGTGGGTGAACAGACCCACCCCGTAAGTCGGGGTGGGTCCTCTGTGGCCCCCATAACAGAGGGTGTTACGGGGGCTTCCTCTGTGGCCCCCATAACAGAGGGTGTTACGGGGGCTTCCTCTGTGGCCCCCATAACAGAGGGTGTTACGGGGGCTTCCTCTGTGGCCCCCGTAATAGAGGGTGTTACGGGGGCTTCCTCTGTGGCCCCCGTAACAGAGGGTGTTACGGGGGCCACAGAGGAAGCCACTCTTTATCCCACTTTGGGCACAGAAACTCCGTCTCCTACCACCGTCCGAACTCCGATGTCATCACAGGGTGACCCACAGA tttgtctCTGTGATTTAACTCCTGACTTCTGCGACATCGGCTGCTGCTGTGACACAGCTGATTGTGATGTTGCCAACCTAACCACCGTCTTCACCAGCTGCCCAAAAGAAGACGT GAAACAAGTTTGCATCGAAAAATGGCTGATGTTCAGAGCCAACGTGGATCCATCACTCGTCACGGTGACGGACACATTGTTTTGTGTTCAGGCAGCAG cagcagcagcagagccgCCGTCTCTTCCTGCTTTGACTCGGTTTCCAGCGACAGGTGATGTCTACCATTTCTCACCTCGAGAACATCCGATCCCAGCATACAGGAGACATTTTCACCAG gtTGATGATCTTATCCAGACGTGTTGGTACAACTTCTCAGTGCAAGGCTTCCTAAATCAGCCGGCTCCGGGTGCCGCCTCTTCCTTCTGCTTCAACCGTAACCCTGCAA agtTTTTGAGATCTACGTCTCTCTCTTGCGCCCGGATGGTGACCTCTCAGTCCTGCACCACCGATCCGGATCTCAGCTCCAGCTCTTACTATTTTAACATGAGTCTCGTAACG gttCCAACAACTGACACCATGAAAATAACATCAGATCTTTTG GTCCCTGTTACACCGCTGTCTGACTGGCCTGCACCTGTCAAGCAAAACggcttttgtttaaatgttgtgAAAACG GTACAGTTTTTGGTTTACTACACACCCAAAGGGGAGCTGACGAATGCATCCATCGACTTCACTCTGATTGACGTTCCTCTTCAGCAGCTGGTGCTCCAGACACACTCTGTAGAATTTCAA CGGGACACACCCAGACCCACTTCTGTGAAACCAAAACCACCTGCAGTTGGACTGAGCGAGGGATCTGCTGTCATGGCGCTTATTGACGGAGAAATGCAGCCG TTGAAGTCACTTGGCGTGTCAGACGGTGGCAGGTGTTCCTCTGATCCCGGCAGGCTATCGTCCATCCTCTTCACACACAACACCATCAATGGCTGCACATTCAG TTCTGAAACTCAGAATTGCACTGAGCTGCGTTCACAGATTTATGAGATCTTCCGAGGATCCACTGCTCCAGAAGAGATCGCCATGAACTCGGGCCTCCAACCGAACTGGACGAGAGTTCTGATACAGGACTGTCAGATCGATCCGCAG GAGTCATGTGAATCTGGCTGCAaccttcctctctctttctccatcCAAATTGTTTGGGCTCGTCAGGGATTCATCGAGGTTCCTCAGAACCACATCCTGGGAGCCAAATTTCTCTTCCGCTGTCAAAAAGTCCAG TGTCCGTTATCATCTCCTCTCACCCTGACGGCCAAAGCCACGTTCGTAGAAACCACAGTTTACCCAGAAGCCCCCAGAGGGGTTCCTCAGCCTCACTGGAGGTTTCCGTTCGGCTTCTTTACGCGAGGCGCCGCGGAGCTGGACGGCCATCTTGATACGAGCGGCTGCGGCGCTGAGAAGGTCACATGGAGTTTAATGGTGTTCCCACTGTTGCTGCTATCAGAGTTAGGATTCCTCACGTTACAGAAACTTTGA
- the tctn3 gene encoding tectonic-3 isoform X2 — translation MIISRLNSLHVLLLCGRLALSATDVGVTDSTISSQTTGGPFGSPTPAYGSPTPTYGVGEQTHPVSRGGSSVAPITEGVTGASSVAPITEGVTGASSVAPVIEGVTGASSVAPVTEGVTGATEEATLYPTLGTETPSPTTVRTPMSSQGDPQICLCDLTPDFCDIGCCCDTADCDVANLTTVFTSCPKEDVKQVCIEKWLMFRANVDPSLVTVTDTLFCVQAAAAAAEPPSLPALTRFPATGDVYHFSPREHPIPAYRRHFHQVDDLIQTCWYNFSVQGFLNQPAPGAASSFCFNRNPAKFLRSTSLSCARMVTSQSCTTDPDLSSSSYYFNMSLVTVPTTDTMKITSDLLVPVTPLSDWPAPVKQNGFCLNVVKTVQFLVYYTPKGELTNASIDFTLIDVPLQQLVLQTHSVEFQRDTPRPTSVKPKPPAVGLSEGSAVMALIDGEMQPLKSLGVSDGGRCSSDPGRLSSILFTHNTINGCTFSSETQNCTELRSQIYEIFRGSTAPEEIAMNSGLQPNWTRVLIQDCQIDPQESCESGCNLPLSFSIQIVWARQGFIEVPQNHILGAKFLFRCQKVQCPLSSPLTLTAKATFVETTVYPEAPRGVPQPHWRFPFGFFTRGAAELDGHLDTSGCGAEKVTWSLMVFPLLLLSELGFLTLQKL, via the exons ATGATTATTAGCCGTTTGAATTCACTTCACGTCCTCCTCCTGTGTGGACGTTTGGCTCTCTCGGCCACAGATGTAGGGGTCACTGACTCTACCATCTCCAGCCAAACAACTGGGGGCCCTTTCGGTTCACCCACTCCGGCTTACGGTTCACCCACCCCGACTTACGGGGTGGGTGAACAGACCCACCCCGTAAGTCGGGGTGGGTCCTCTGTGGCCCCCATAACAGAGG GTGTTACGGGGGCTTCCTCTGTGGCCCCCATAACAGAGGGTGTTACGGGGGCTTCCTCTGTGGCCCCCGTAATAGAGGGTGTTACGGGGGCTTCCTCTGTGGCCCCCGTAACAGAGGGTGTTACGGGGGCCACAGAGGAAGCCACTCTTTATCCCACTTTGGGCACAGAAACTCCGTCTCCTACCACCGTCCGAACTCCGATGTCATCACAGGGTGACCCACAGA tttgtctCTGTGATTTAACTCCTGACTTCTGCGACATCGGCTGCTGCTGTGACACAGCTGATTGTGATGTTGCCAACCTAACCACCGTCTTCACCAGCTGCCCAAAAGAAGACGT GAAACAAGTTTGCATCGAAAAATGGCTGATGTTCAGAGCCAACGTGGATCCATCACTCGTCACGGTGACGGACACATTGTTTTGTGTTCAGGCAGCAG cagcagcagcagagccgCCGTCTCTTCCTGCTTTGACTCGGTTTCCAGCGACAGGTGATGTCTACCATTTCTCACCTCGAGAACATCCGATCCCAGCATACAGGAGACATTTTCACCAG gtTGATGATCTTATCCAGACGTGTTGGTACAACTTCTCAGTGCAAGGCTTCCTAAATCAGCCGGCTCCGGGTGCCGCCTCTTCCTTCTGCTTCAACCGTAACCCTGCAA agtTTTTGAGATCTACGTCTCTCTCTTGCGCCCGGATGGTGACCTCTCAGTCCTGCACCACCGATCCGGATCTCAGCTCCAGCTCTTACTATTTTAACATGAGTCTCGTAACG gttCCAACAACTGACACCATGAAAATAACATCAGATCTTTTG GTCCCTGTTACACCGCTGTCTGACTGGCCTGCACCTGTCAAGCAAAACggcttttgtttaaatgttgtgAAAACG GTACAGTTTTTGGTTTACTACACACCCAAAGGGGAGCTGACGAATGCATCCATCGACTTCACTCTGATTGACGTTCCTCTTCAGCAGCTGGTGCTCCAGACACACTCTGTAGAATTTCAA CGGGACACACCCAGACCCACTTCTGTGAAACCAAAACCACCTGCAGTTGGACTGAGCGAGGGATCTGCTGTCATGGCGCTTATTGACGGAGAAATGCAGCCG TTGAAGTCACTTGGCGTGTCAGACGGTGGCAGGTGTTCCTCTGATCCCGGCAGGCTATCGTCCATCCTCTTCACACACAACACCATCAATGGCTGCACATTCAG TTCTGAAACTCAGAATTGCACTGAGCTGCGTTCACAGATTTATGAGATCTTCCGAGGATCCACTGCTCCAGAAGAGATCGCCATGAACTCGGGCCTCCAACCGAACTGGACGAGAGTTCTGATACAGGACTGTCAGATCGATCCGCAG GAGTCATGTGAATCTGGCTGCAaccttcctctctctttctccatcCAAATTGTTTGGGCTCGTCAGGGATTCATCGAGGTTCCTCAGAACCACATCCTGGGAGCCAAATTTCTCTTCCGCTGTCAAAAAGTCCAG TGTCCGTTATCATCTCCTCTCACCCTGACGGCCAAAGCCACGTTCGTAGAAACCACAGTTTACCCAGAAGCCCCCAGAGGGGTTCCTCAGCCTCACTGGAGGTTTCCGTTCGGCTTCTTTACGCGAGGCGCCGCGGAGCTGGACGGCCATCTTGATACGAGCGGCTGCGGCGCTGAGAAGGTCACATGGAGTTTAATGGTGTTCCCACTGTTGCTGCTATCAGAGTTAGGATTCCTCACGTTACAGAAACTTTGA
- the tctn3 gene encoding tectonic-3 isoform X3: MPVCLCDLTPDFCDIGCCCDTADCDVANLTTVFTSCPKEDVKQVCIEKWLMFRANVDPSLVTVTDTLFCVQAAAAAAEPPSLPALTRFPATGDVYHFSPREHPIPAYRRHFHQVDDLIQTCWYNFSVQGFLNQPAPGAASSFCFNRNPAKFLRSTSLSCARMVTSQSCTTDPDLSSSSYYFNMSLVTVPTTDTMKITSDLLVPVTPLSDWPAPVKQNGFCLNVVKTVQFLVYYTPKGELTNASIDFTLIDVPLQQLVLQTHSVEFQRDTPRPTSVKPKPPAVGLSEGSAVMALIDGEMQPLKSLGVSDGGRCSSDPGRLSSILFTHNTINGCTFSSETQNCTELRSQIYEIFRGSTAPEEIAMNSGLQPNWTRVLIQDCQIDPQESCESGCNLPLSFSIQIVWARQGFIEVPQNHILGAKFLFRCQKVQCPLSSPLTLTAKATFVETTVYPEAPRGVPQPHWRFPFGFFTRGAAELDGHLDTSGCGAEKVTWSLMVFPLLLLSELGFLTLQKL; encoded by the exons ATGCCTG tttgtctCTGTGATTTAACTCCTGACTTCTGCGACATCGGCTGCTGCTGTGACACAGCTGATTGTGATGTTGCCAACCTAACCACCGTCTTCACCAGCTGCCCAAAAGAAGACGT GAAACAAGTTTGCATCGAAAAATGGCTGATGTTCAGAGCCAACGTGGATCCATCACTCGTCACGGTGACGGACACATTGTTTTGTGTTCAGGCAGCAG cagcagcagcagagccgCCGTCTCTTCCTGCTTTGACTCGGTTTCCAGCGACAGGTGATGTCTACCATTTCTCACCTCGAGAACATCCGATCCCAGCATACAGGAGACATTTTCACCAG gtTGATGATCTTATCCAGACGTGTTGGTACAACTTCTCAGTGCAAGGCTTCCTAAATCAGCCGGCTCCGGGTGCCGCCTCTTCCTTCTGCTTCAACCGTAACCCTGCAA agtTTTTGAGATCTACGTCTCTCTCTTGCGCCCGGATGGTGACCTCTCAGTCCTGCACCACCGATCCGGATCTCAGCTCCAGCTCTTACTATTTTAACATGAGTCTCGTAACG gttCCAACAACTGACACCATGAAAATAACATCAGATCTTTTG GTCCCTGTTACACCGCTGTCTGACTGGCCTGCACCTGTCAAGCAAAACggcttttgtttaaatgttgtgAAAACG GTACAGTTTTTGGTTTACTACACACCCAAAGGGGAGCTGACGAATGCATCCATCGACTTCACTCTGATTGACGTTCCTCTTCAGCAGCTGGTGCTCCAGACACACTCTGTAGAATTTCAA CGGGACACACCCAGACCCACTTCTGTGAAACCAAAACCACCTGCAGTTGGACTGAGCGAGGGATCTGCTGTCATGGCGCTTATTGACGGAGAAATGCAGCCG TTGAAGTCACTTGGCGTGTCAGACGGTGGCAGGTGTTCCTCTGATCCCGGCAGGCTATCGTCCATCCTCTTCACACACAACACCATCAATGGCTGCACATTCAG TTCTGAAACTCAGAATTGCACTGAGCTGCGTTCACAGATTTATGAGATCTTCCGAGGATCCACTGCTCCAGAAGAGATCGCCATGAACTCGGGCCTCCAACCGAACTGGACGAGAGTTCTGATACAGGACTGTCAGATCGATCCGCAG GAGTCATGTGAATCTGGCTGCAaccttcctctctctttctccatcCAAATTGTTTGGGCTCGTCAGGGATTCATCGAGGTTCCTCAGAACCACATCCTGGGAGCCAAATTTCTCTTCCGCTGTCAAAAAGTCCAG TGTCCGTTATCATCTCCTCTCACCCTGACGGCCAAAGCCACGTTCGTAGAAACCACAGTTTACCCAGAAGCCCCCAGAGGGGTTCCTCAGCCTCACTGGAGGTTTCCGTTCGGCTTCTTTACGCGAGGCGCCGCGGAGCTGGACGGCCATCTTGATACGAGCGGCTGCGGCGCTGAGAAGGTCACATGGAGTTTAATGGTGTTCCCACTGTTGCTGCTATCAGAGTTAGGATTCCTCACGTTACAGAAACTTTGA